A stretch of Arachis hypogaea cultivar Tifrunner chromosome 15, arahy.Tifrunner.gnm2.J5K5, whole genome shotgun sequence DNA encodes these proteins:
- the LOC140179414 gene encoding uncharacterized protein, producing the protein MISDRHESIQAAVNRSGGDWQPPRAWWMFCIRHIGSNFLRAFKVPHLQKLVVNIGYSRTVEEYNINYKRLEEQGETYARWCDAIGLRHWVLASRWGHMTTNLMECINSVLKGARNLPVLALIRATYYRLNELFTRKSAETHECKRAGFNYSVFAQQRIEANMQRARNIVVHRFDRRNEVFEVRKMPNRKVLVVDLARRTCDCGHFQVERLPCRHVIACCANQRLDWQLGVYIGRATPGLA; encoded by the coding sequence ATGATCTCAGATCGACACGAGTCAATCCAGGCAGCAGTAAATCGTTCCGGTGGTGATTGGCAACCTCCGAGAGCATGGTGGATGTTTTGTATAAGGCACATCGGTAGCAACTTCTTAAGGGCATTCAAAGTACCGCACTTGCAAAAACTTGTTGTCAACATAGGGTATTCAAGGACAGTGGAGGAGTACAACATCAATTACAAGAGGTTGGAAGAGCAAGGCGAGACATATGCCCGGTGGTGCGATGCCATTGGACTTAGACACTGGGTATTGGCATCTCGATGGGGCCATATGACGACGAACCTTATGGAGTGCATTAATTCAGTTTTGAAGGGTGCCCGAAACCTCCCTGTGTTGGCGCTCATCCGAGCAACGTATTATCGGTTAAATGAACTTTTTACGCGGAAGAGTGCCGAGACTCACGAATGCAAGCGTGCTGGATTTAATTACTCTGTATTTGCACAACAACGGATAGAAGCAAATATGCAACGTGCTAGGAATATAGTTGTGCACCGGTTTGATAGACGAAACGAGGTGTTTGAGGTTCGTAAAATGCCTAATAGAAAGGTGTTGGTAGTTGATCTTGCACGGCGAACGTGTGACTGTGGACACTTTCAGGTGGAACGACTACCATGTCGACATGTTATTGCTTGTTGTGCAAACCAGCGACTCGATTGGCAGCTAGGGGTGTACATAGGCCGGGCCACACCGGGTTTGGCTTAA
- the LOC112751255 gene encoding golgin candidate 1: MASWLKAAEDLFEHVDRRAKLVVSDLAEEQPDTKPPASNGQGSKGNRTKKVKAHKRLSTPATVTSDATAEKSETLAAAVDATTQRDNVELVAENDRSTPISADQPNKEQPVDSTSPLSGTSLSQKPTDDVGKHATDDVKVLAAETVSEVATVSTNGEPVKENAYEEDPPQTSKGIEAPSDELTNVGQTNKPRDLDVNQNVNQERSESVGADIVPNNDDGPKDGDVKNESVPNRKNDQHHKTEISPQKVQDQLEEAQGLLKTTKSTGGSKEARLARVCAGLSTRLQEYKSENAQLEELLTAERELSKSYEANIKQLQKDLSESKREVTRVESNMVEALAAKNAEIEALLSSMDALKRQAAQSEGNLASIQVNMESMMRNRELTETRMMQALREELASAERRAEEEHAAHNATKMAAMEREVDLEQRAIESSTALARIQRIADERTAKATELEQKVALLEVECSSLNQELQDMEARLRREQKKSPEEANQVIQMQARQEELERARQGQREAENKLSSLEAEFQKMRVEMAAMKRDAEHYSRQEHMELEKRYRELTDLLYYKQTQLETMVSEKAATEFQLEKEIKRLQEAQAEAERSRVSRRASTSWEDETEIKSLEALPVHHRHLVGASIQLQKAVKLLDSGAVRATRFLWRYPTARVILFFYLVFVHLFLMYLLHRLQEQDTLSAREVAESMGLSTQNLH, translated from the exons ATGGCGTCGTGGCTCAAAGCAGCTGAAG atttattCGAACATGTAGATCGAAGAGCAAAGCTGGTtgtcagtgacttagctgaagaACAACCAGACACTAAGCCTCCAG CTTCCAATGGGCAAGGATCTAAAGGCAACAGGACCAAAAAAGTCAAG GCTCATAAGAGACTATCCACGCCAGCAACTGTAACGAGTGATGCCACTGCAGAGAAAAGTGAAACTCTAGCTGCAGCAGTGGATGCAACAACTCAGAGGGACAATGTTGAACTTGTAGCTGAAAATGATCGGAGTACCCCCATATCTGCAGACCAACCAAACAAGGAGCAACCTGTGGATTCAACGTCTCCCTTGTCTGGCACTTCATTATCACAAAAGCCAACTGATGATGTTGGTAAACATGCCACAGATGATGTGAAAGTTTTAGCAGCTGAAACTGTTTCTGAAGTTGCCACTGTATCTACAAATGGTGAGCCTGTCAAAGAGAATGCTTATGAGGAGGATCCTCCCCAAACTTCCAAAGGAATTGAAGCCCCAAGTGATGAACTCACTAATGTTGGCCAAACTAACAAGCCTAGGGATCTGGATGTGAATCAAAATGTGAATCAAGAGAGATCAGAATCTGTGGGTGCTGATATTGTTCCTAATAATGATGATGGACCTAAAGATGGTGATGTAAAGAATGAATCAGTTCCGAATAGAAAGAATGATCAGCATCATAAAACCGAGATCTCCCCGCAGAAAGTACAAGATCAACTTGAAGAG GCTCAAGGGTTGCTTAAAACAACAAAATCAACTGGTGGGTCCAAAGAGGCAAGGTTAGCTCGG GTCTGTGCTGGATTATCAACTCGCCTTCAAGAATACAAATCTGAAAATGCACAACTAGAGGAACTTCTCACTGCAGAG AGAGAGCTGAGTAAATCATATGAAGCTAACATAAAACAGCTACAGAAGGATTTGTCTGAAAGTAAAAGGGAAGTAACAAGAGTTGAATCAAATATGGTTGAGGCCTTGGCAGCCAAAAATGCTGAAATTGAGGCACTTCTAAGTTCCATGGATGCACTTAAGAGGCAGGCTGCACAATCTGAAGGAAATCTAGCTTCCATTCAG GTAAACATGGAGTCTATGATGAGAAATCGAGAGTTAACAGAAACAAGGATGATGCAG GCTCTAAGAGAGGAGCTAGCATCTGCAGAACGAAGAGCAGAAGAGGAACATGCAGCGCATAATGCTACCAAAATG GCTGCTATGGAAAGAGAAGTAGACTTGGAGCAACGAGCCATTGAGTCATCTACAGCACTTGCAAGGATACAG AGAATAGCAGATGAGAGGACAGCAAAGGCCACTGAACTTGAGCAGAAGGTGGCACTTCTTGAG GTAGAATGTTCATCTTTAAATCAAGAGCTTCAAGATATGGAAGCCCGGCTGCGTCGTGAACAAAAAAAGTCACCAGAAGAAGCAAATCAAGTTATTCAG ATGCAGGCACGGCAGGAAGAACTGGAGCGTGCACGTCAGGGTCAGAGGGAAGCTGAAAATAAGCTATCTTCCTTGGAG GCTGAATTTCAGAAGATGAGAGTTGAAATGGCTGCCATGAAGAGGGATGCTGAGCATTATTCACGTCAG GAGCACATGGAGTTAGAGAAACGCTATCGGGAACTGACTGACCTCCTG TACTACAAACAAACACAATTAGAAACCATGGTTAGTGAAAAAGCTGCAACGGAGTTTCAATTGGAGAAGGAAATTAAGCGTCTTCAAGAAGCACAG GCAGAAGCTGAACGAAGTAGGGTTTCTCGTCGAGCGTCAACATCTTGGGAAGATGAGACTGAAATAAAATCCCTTGA GGCTCTTCCTGTGCATCACCGTCATCTGGTTGGTGCAAGTATTCAG TTGCAAAAGGCAGTGAAATTGTTAGATTCGGGAGCTGTCAGGGCAACAAGATTTCTCTGGCGTTATCccacagctcgagttattctttttttctatttg GTATTTGTACATCTCTTCTTGATGTATCTCTTACACCGCCTTCAG GAACAAGACACTCTTTCAGCTAGAGAAGTTGCAGAATCTATGGGACTTTCTACCCAGAATTTGCATTGA
- the LOC112751256 gene encoding uncharacterized protein — translation MPPYDCMLLFKPHVQKRDLLDLVTRVGKHVCRRNGVVTGVKSFGEVQLGYGIKKLDGRHFKGYLMQLSMMATPEINKELHYLNKEDRLLRWLLVKQRDFRFGNEFFGEQGALKLSNLSRIRRPDDDEDDDDDDDEDEYEVDEETK, via the exons ATGCCACCTTACGATTGTATGCTTCTGTTTAAGCCCCATGTACAGAAGAGAGACCTCTTGGATTTGGTTACTAGGGTGGGGAAACATGTTTGTAGAAGAAATGGGGTTGTCACCGGTGTTAAGAGTTTCGGAGAAGTTCAATTAGGCTACGGTATAAAAAAGTTAGATGGCAGACATTTTAAG GGCTATTTGATGCAACTGAGCATGATGGCTACTCCTGAAATAAACAAGGAGCTGCACTATCTAAACAAGGAAGACCGGTTACTCCGCTGGCTTCTGGTTAAACAACGGGACTTTAGATTTGGAAatgagttctttggtgagcaaggtgCACTTAAGCTAAGCAATCTGTCTCGAATCAGAAgacctgatgatgatgaggacgACGACGACGATGATGACGAGGATGAGTATGAGGTAGATGAAGAAACAAAGTGA